One window of Chionomys nivalis chromosome 10, mChiNiv1.1, whole genome shotgun sequence genomic DNA carries:
- the Rps29 gene encoding 40S ribosomal protein S29, giving the protein MGHQQLYWSHPRKFGQGSRSCRVCSNRHGLIRKYGLNMCRQCFRQYAKDIGFIKLD; this is encoded by the exons ATGGGTCACCAGCAGCTGTACTGGAGTCACCCGCGGAAGTTCGGCCAGGGATCCCGCTCCTG CCGCGTCTGCTCAAACCGCCACGGTCTGATCCGGAAATACGGGCTGAACATGTGCCGCCAGTGTTTCCGGCAGTACGCGAAGGACATCGGCTTCATTAAG TTGGACTAA